Proteins encoded within one genomic window of Aerococcus viridans:
- a CDS encoding ISL3 family transposase, whose product MSHTSIIKQLCGIFDNNIDITIPKSMHLLPLEKYHEINHFVLHGVLTYKPKACMHCGVKNTGNQDIIKHGFKPAIIRLPNTATNPVLLKLQKQRFYCKHCAQTFIAETPLVEKFCCISKTIKSQISSELIETQSMRLIAKRYHVSSPTVARTLMKASMGLSPKGNYLPNHLGVDEFKSTNRVANAMSAVLVDTHNRRLIDIVVDRKQASLIDYFSSFTWTARNSVKTVSIDLYTPYLEVIRTCFPNAKIVIDRFHIVKLLNETINSIRIKVMNAIKTSRPSDYKKLKKQWKLLLKNAEDLNFTDTHYVRQFGEAISEQRIVDYLLSISHELLVTYTLMNELKYAISTHDINIFNEILHGTKNHTLPSRTRRTIKTLVKFLPYIHNALKYTVSNGPTEGINNKIKLIKRTGFGYSNFHHLRARILVQFKLNYKPSNPKPYTFEGIAS is encoded by the coding sequence ATGTCCCATACATCTATTATAAAACAACTCTGCGGTATTTTCGACAATAATATCGATATTACAATACCAAAATCTATGCATCTGTTGCCACTTGAAAAGTATCATGAAATAAATCATTTCGTTTTACATGGGGTTCTTACGTACAAGCCTAAGGCTTGTATGCACTGTGGTGTAAAGAATACTGGTAATCAAGATATCATCAAACATGGCTTTAAACCAGCTATCATTAGATTACCGAACACAGCTACTAATCCTGTTTTACTTAAATTACAGAAGCAACGCTTTTATTGTAAACACTGTGCACAAACTTTTATCGCTGAAACACCATTAGTTGAAAAATTTTGCTGTATTTCTAAAACCATTAAAAGTCAAATTAGCTCCGAATTGATTGAAACGCAATCTATGCGGTTAATCGCTAAACGTTATCATGTCTCTTCTCCAACAGTGGCCAGAACTTTAATGAAAGCAAGTATGGGACTATCACCTAAGGGAAATTATCTCCCGAATCACCTCGGTGTAGATGAGTTTAAATCGACTAATCGTGTAGCCAATGCAATGAGTGCTGTCCTTGTGGACACGCATAATAGAAGGCTAATTGATATTGTCGTTGATAGAAAACAAGCGTCGCTCATCGATTACTTTTCTTCTTTTACCTGGACTGCCCGAAACAGCGTGAAGACAGTTTCGATTGATTTATATACACCTTATCTAGAGGTCATTCGCACATGTTTCCCTAATGCGAAGATTGTCATTGATCGATTCCATATAGTAAAGCTGTTGAATGAAACAATCAATTCTATTCGTATTAAAGTGATGAATGCTATCAAAACAAGCCGTCCATCGGACTACAAAAAACTCAAAAAACAATGGAAATTGTTGTTAAAGAATGCTGAAGATTTAAATTTCACGGATACACATTATGTTCGTCAATTTGGTGAAGCAATATCAGAACAACGTATTGTTGATTATCTTTTGAGTATCTCACACGAACTTTTAGTTACTTATACCCTGATGAATGAATTAAAATATGCCATTTCAACTCATGATATCAATATTTTTAATGAAATCTTACATGGGACTAAGAACCACACTTTGCCAAGTCGTACGAGAAGAACCATCAAAACATTAGTCAAATTCTTGCCTTATATACACAACGCCTTAAAATATACTGTATCAAATGGTCCTACCGAAGGTATTAACAATAAAATTAAATTAATTAAACGAACAGGTTTTGGATATTCGAACTTCCATCATTTACGTGCAAGAATTTTAGTCCAATTCAAATTAAATTACAAACCATCCAATCCTAAACCATATACATTTGAGGGGATAGCAAGTTAA
- the mutY gene encoding A/G-specific adenine glycosylase yields the protein MTEVNQDIDLSLYMNASAIQDLGPVIEGVQVWGPVTNQDFRKTFLDWYDKESRRLPWRESKDPYRIWVSEIMLQQTRVDTVIGYYARFLAAFPTIKALAEAEEDQLLKVWEGLGYYSRVRNMQAAAQQIMADHEGIFPDNLADIKRLKGIGPYTAGAIGSIAFGIPVPAIDGNAMRVISRLFMINADIQKPANRKIFEAVGQYLVDPDRPGDFNQAIMDLGSSFETPKKAMPELSPLRDFTMATLTGTTDNYPVKSKKAKAKPVYYQALILQNAKGQVLIEKRTQHKLLNNLWTVPLIDLGTSANQDLPANEKTAFLLAESQETYGISPIFMRKEVGQVKHVFTHLIWHIQLTYGQLKPADEKRINDMITSGEADYAWVAPHQFDDYAFPTVQMKVWQAYEDYQKDSHHNIK from the coding sequence GTGACTGAAGTAAATCAAGATATCGACCTGTCTTTATATATGAATGCGTCGGCTATCCAAGACTTGGGACCGGTAATTGAAGGTGTTCAAGTTTGGGGACCAGTTACCAACCAGGACTTTAGAAAGACTTTTCTAGACTGGTATGACAAGGAAAGCCGCCGTCTACCTTGGCGGGAATCTAAGGACCCATACCGGATTTGGGTGTCAGAAATTATGTTGCAACAAACTCGGGTAGATACCGTGATTGGCTATTACGCCCGCTTTCTGGCTGCTTTTCCGACCATCAAAGCTTTAGCGGAAGCAGAAGAGGACCAATTGTTGAAAGTTTGGGAAGGTTTGGGTTATTACTCAAGGGTACGTAATATGCAGGCAGCGGCCCAACAAATTATGGCGGACCACGAGGGGATTTTTCCAGATAATTTAGCCGACATCAAAAGGTTGAAGGGGATTGGTCCTTATACAGCAGGTGCCATCGGGTCTATCGCCTTTGGTATCCCCGTGCCAGCCATTGACGGCAACGCCATGCGGGTCATTTCTCGCTTGTTTATGATCAATGCAGATATTCAAAAGCCGGCCAACCGGAAGATTTTTGAAGCGGTCGGCCAATACCTAGTAGATCCCGACCGTCCAGGAGACTTCAACCAGGCCATCATGGACCTCGGTTCATCATTTGAAACGCCGAAGAAAGCCATGCCCGAATTGTCGCCATTGCGTGATTTTACAATGGCAACCCTGACCGGGACCACCGACAACTACCCGGTTAAAAGTAAGAAAGCCAAGGCCAAACCCGTGTATTACCAGGCCCTTATCTTACAAAATGCTAAAGGACAAGTATTGATTGAGAAAAGGACGCAACACAAATTGCTGAATAACTTGTGGACAGTACCCTTAATCGATTTGGGGACAAGTGCCAATCAAGATCTGCCTGCAAATGAGAAAACAGCCTTTTTACTAGCTGAAAGTCAGGAAACTTACGGGATTTCGCCAATATTCATGCGTAAGGAAGTCGGCCAAGTTAAACATGTCTTCACCCATTTGATTTGGCATATCCAATTAACCTACGGCCAATTAAAACCTGCGGACGAAAAGAGAATCAATGATATGATTACTTCTGGTGAGGCGGATTATGCCTGGGTAGCGCCCCATCAATTTGATGACTATGCCTTTCCAACTGTGCAAATGAAAGTTTGGCAAGCTTATGAAGATTATCAAAAAGATAGTCACCACAATATTAAATAA
- the proC gene encoding pyrroline-5-carboxylate reductase: MKEIDKKIAIIGLGNMGTAILNGLVKSDEIDNQLITGSRANPEKAEADSAKYGFAILTDNKETAKGADVVILAVKPYLIKDVVDEIKPTLTAETIVISVATGYSLTDAAGQLGDSAKFARVMPNIPAQVGEGISGVVYNENLSTADKELIMQILHTFGSAEQLTEKQLDAFTGIAGSSPAIIFMIIEAMADAGVAKGLSRPQALAFAKQAVKGAAQLAIESDLHPGALKDAVCTPGGTTIEEVRTAESMNLRSTIIETMIAGIEKSESL; the protein is encoded by the coding sequence ATGAAAGAAATCGATAAAAAAATTGCTATCATCGGCTTAGGCAATATGGGAACAGCAATTTTAAATGGCTTGGTAAAATCGGATGAGATTGATAACCAACTGATTACTGGTTCACGCGCTAACCCTGAAAAAGCTGAAGCGGACTCAGCTAAGTATGGTTTCGCCATTTTGACAGATAATAAGGAGACGGCTAAGGGGGCGGACGTAGTTATCCTTGCAGTAAAACCTTATTTAATCAAGGATGTTGTGGATGAAATCAAACCAACACTTACTGCGGAGACGATTGTGATTTCGGTTGCGACGGGCTACAGTTTGACCGATGCGGCTGGACAGTTAGGGGATTCTGCCAAATTCGCTCGGGTGATGCCTAATATTCCAGCGCAAGTTGGGGAAGGGATTTCTGGTGTTGTCTATAATGAAAACTTATCGACAGCGGACAAGGAATTAATTATGCAAATCCTTCATACTTTCGGGTCAGCAGAACAGTTGACTGAGAAACAGTTGGACGCCTTCACAGGGATTGCGGGTTCGAGTCCAGCGATTATCTTTATGATTATTGAAGCGATGGCGGATGCTGGTGTGGCAAAAGGATTATCTAGACCTCAAGCCTTAGCCTTTGCAAAACAAGCGGTTAAGGGGGCAGCTCAGTTGGCGATTGAATCGGACCTACACCCTGGCGCTTTGAAGGATGCGGTCTGTACACCAGGAGGCACAACAATTGAAGAAGTTCGTACTGCTGAATCAATGAACCTACGCTCAACAATTATCGAAACGATGATTGCGGGTATTGAAAAGTCGGAAAGTTTATAA
- a CDS encoding LytTR family transcriptional regulator DNA-binding domain-containing protein — translation MRISKNTLLNMDYIRSVSILPNYKLEAKLLNSEKLVINRHYTKNIKAYLNI, via the coding sequence TTGCGGATAAGTAAGAATACACTTTTAAATATGGATTATATAAGAAGTGTATCGATACTGCCGAATTACAAATTGGAAGCTAAATTACTGAATTCAGAAAAATTAGTGATCAATCGTCATTATACAAAGAACATTAAAGCATATCTAAATATATAA
- the pulA gene encoding type I pullulanase — protein MAKDIATIQEIFDLIETADPELISLRMRETMASDAFDQAYYYDGFLGYSYSKTSTFLRIWTPTAIDVELLLYKSDTSNEYEAIQMEEELETGTYAVQLEGDYKNVPYMYRIFFPNSTVEITQDPYSQAVTVNGARSVIVDLDEGYPDDWENDKRPPFANARDAIIYEASVRDLTSNINSGVPKEKRGKFAGLALSGTKTANEFATGLDYIADLGITHLQLMPMADFVTVDELSDRPDNYNWGYDPMHYNVPEGSYSMSPRDPVARLKEMREMVQALHAKGLRVVMDVVYNHVYEHERHPLGLTVPYYYFRYNKNGDLSNGSGVGNETDSTRLMFRRYMIESITYWAEEFHIDGFRFDLMGLHDIETLNLIREALDKIDPSILMYGEGWDLETLLSSDKKAILRNAYKTPRISYFNDQLRDQVRGSDYGDATDPGFITGKFMTEQAVLASYLGGGNLSKRDANVTQSQQLIQYIEVHDNYTLRDKIALSHGEEPVGLRKRRQLLGNSIIALSAGIPFFHSGQEFFRTKHGVRDSYNSGDEINCIDWDLMASNYDAVNYFKGLLALRKKYPFFTEKNQQKIFENVTVIKSDYQIIGVHYHGLGHELVVIFNGQLNDVKVWIPEGGWRPIARDNKMVGDDFADLIKGNADVKVPVLSTLILERVE, from the coding sequence ATGGCAAAAGATATTGCAACCATCCAAGAGATTTTTGATTTAATTGAAACGGCAGATCCTGAATTAATTAGTTTGCGCATGCGTGAAACCATGGCGTCGGATGCTTTTGATCAGGCTTATTATTATGACGGATTTCTCGGCTACTCTTACTCAAAAACCAGTACGTTTTTACGTATTTGGACCCCAACAGCGATTGATGTTGAATTACTCTTATACAAATCTGACACGTCCAACGAATATGAAGCTATCCAGATGGAAGAAGAGCTAGAAACTGGTACCTACGCCGTTCAGTTAGAAGGTGATTACAAAAATGTCCCTTATATGTATCGGATTTTCTTCCCTAATTCCACCGTTGAAATCACTCAAGACCCGTACTCACAAGCCGTTACCGTTAATGGCGCTCGGTCTGTCATAGTTGATTTAGATGAAGGTTACCCGGATGACTGGGAAAATGATAAACGCCCACCGTTTGCTAACGCACGTGATGCCATCATCTATGAAGCGAGCGTCCGGGACCTCACCTCCAATATCAATTCCGGTGTGCCCAAGGAAAAACGCGGTAAATTTGCTGGCCTTGCGCTAAGTGGGACTAAAACAGCCAACGAATTTGCCACCGGCTTAGATTATATTGCTGATCTAGGGATTACCCACCTGCAGTTAATGCCAATGGCTGATTTTGTAACGGTCGATGAATTGTCTGATCGACCAGATAATTACAACTGGGGCTATGACCCCATGCATTACAATGTACCAGAGGGTTCCTACTCAATGTCGCCTAGAGATCCAGTAGCCCGATTGAAAGAAATGCGGGAAATGGTCCAAGCCTTGCATGCCAAAGGACTTCGCGTCGTGATGGACGTTGTCTATAACCATGTCTATGAACATGAACGTCATCCGCTTGGTTTAACTGTTCCTTACTACTATTTCCGCTACAACAAAAATGGCGACTTATCAAACGGGTCAGGTGTAGGAAATGAGACGGATTCAACTCGTTTGATGTTCCGCCGTTACATGATTGAATCCATTACTTACTGGGCTGAAGAATTTCATATTGATGGTTTCCGCTTCGATTTAATGGGTCTTCACGACATTGAAACCCTGAATTTGATCCGCGAGGCCCTGGATAAGATTGATCCATCCATTTTAATGTACGGTGAAGGTTGGGACTTAGAAACTCTTTTATCTTCTGACAAGAAGGCTATCCTTCGTAATGCTTATAAAACCCCTCGCATTTCTTACTTTAATGACCAACTCCGCGACCAAGTACGTGGATCGGATTACGGCGACGCAACGGATCCGGGTTTTATCACGGGTAAATTTATGACAGAACAAGCCGTCCTTGCATCCTATTTAGGTGGGGGGAACTTGTCAAAACGTGACGCTAACGTGACCCAATCCCAACAATTAATCCAATATATTGAAGTGCATGATAACTATACTTTACGGGATAAAATTGCCTTATCACACGGGGAAGAACCAGTTGGACTGCGTAAAAGACGGCAATTATTAGGGAATTCGATTATTGCCTTGTCAGCTGGTATTCCATTCTTCCATTCTGGCCAAGAATTTTTCCGGACCAAGCATGGGGTAAGGGATTCCTATAACTCAGGTGACGAAATCAACTGCATAGACTGGGATTTAATGGCTTCAAATTATGATGCAGTTAACTACTTTAAGGGGTTATTGGCATTGCGGAAGAAATACCCATTCTTTACAGAGAAAAACCAGCAAAAAATTTTTGAAAATGTAACCGTGATTAAGTCAGACTATCAAATCATAGGCGTGCATTACCACGGCCTAGGTCATGAATTAGTAGTGATTTTTAACGGCCAATTGAATGATGTAAAAGTATGGATACCAGAAGGTGGCTGGCGACCAATTGCCCGCGATAACAAAATGGTTGGCGATGACTTTGCGGATTTAATCAAAGGTAATGCGGATGTTAAGGTACCAGTTCTTTCTACCTTGATTTTAGAAAGAGTGGAATAA
- a CDS encoding FUSC family protein, giving the protein MKMKLGARMFKTGLGVMLSILIADWLPFVEPVIPAFTAIIGLQQTVRGSIDTFFNRVMAAILGGIVAVVMVHFFGNSPIIIGVTVTIFIGILRALNMANVISLATVTLVVIMLHDQDMIITSAIARVVESLLGVTVSLLVNVFVLPPKYDAILYEEVNKTSSEILVRLRAILRKNGEYSTLTSDIAWAENRIAQCHSLYALLKDENVWSKRKLPMLKRKLVVFRALIVSLEQALALLSVLHTHTNVMFQLPEELRTQIRERIETLCSAHEQIFLKFDGRISPLEVNFFQPTQGYRQDLMDSIFEYAAIKQTATQEEFERSNALMLITGQLVSYEESLIKLNTLIRSYRIHHDEDEYQADSLEGIE; this is encoded by the coding sequence ATGAAAATGAAACTTGGTGCCAGGATGTTTAAGACAGGTCTTGGGGTAATGCTCAGTATTTTAATTGCTGACTGGTTACCCTTTGTTGAACCTGTCATCCCTGCCTTTACTGCCATCATCGGTTTACAACAAACTGTTAGAGGATCTATCGATACCTTCTTCAACCGTGTTATGGCGGCGATACTTGGAGGTATCGTTGCTGTAGTCATGGTGCACTTTTTCGGTAATTCCCCTATTATTATTGGGGTGACCGTGACGATTTTTATTGGGATTTTGCGGGCTTTAAATATGGCCAACGTTATCTCCTTAGCGACTGTTACCCTCGTTGTGATTATGTTGCACGACCAAGATATGATTATCACCTCAGCCATTGCGCGTGTGGTTGAGTCATTACTTGGGGTGACCGTTTCCCTATTAGTAAACGTCTTTGTTTTGCCACCTAAATACGACGCCATTCTTTACGAAGAAGTCAATAAAACCTCTAGTGAAATCCTAGTGCGTTTAAGAGCCATTCTTCGCAAAAACGGCGAATACTCTACCCTAACCTCTGATATCGCCTGGGCAGAAAATCGTATCGCACAATGTCACAGCCTATACGCACTCCTAAAAGATGAGAACGTATGGTCTAAACGAAAACTACCCATGTTAAAACGAAAACTCGTTGTTTTCCGGGCTTTAATTGTGTCACTAGAACAAGCACTGGCCTTATTATCCGTCTTACATACCCATACGAATGTCATGTTCCAATTACCAGAAGAACTACGGACCCAAATCCGCGAACGAATCGAAACCCTATGTTCAGCCCATGAACAAATCTTCTTGAAATTTGACGGTCGAATCTCACCCTTAGAAGTGAATTTCTTCCAACCAACCCAAGGGTACCGACAAGACTTAATGGACTCTATCTTCGAATACGCTGCCATTAAACAAACTGCTACCCAAGAAGAATTCGAGCGTTCAAACGCTTTAATGTTAATCACCGGTCAATTGGTATCTTACGAAGAATCACTAATCAAACTAAACACCCTGATTCGTTCATATAGAATCCACCATGACGAAGACGAATACCAAGCAGACTCACTAGAAGGCATCGAATAA
- a CDS encoding nucleoside tri-diphosphate phosphatase: MRNPKEGEFITVKSYKHDGSLHRTWRDSMVLKTSDQSIIACNDHTLVVDFDGRRWVTREPALLYFHKHYWFNIITMIRPNGISYYCNLASPYVLDDEALKYIDYDLDIKIFPDGKRKLLDVDEYKDHRQLMGYSSDIDAILKDNVQELVRWINEEKGPFSKEYVDIWYERYCQLSHKRKK; the protein is encoded by the coding sequence ATGAGAAACCCTAAAGAAGGTGAATTCATCACAGTCAAAAGCTACAAGCACGATGGTTCCTTACATCGCACTTGGCGAGATTCTATGGTTTTAAAAACAAGTGACCAAAGTATCATTGCTTGCAATGATCATACCTTGGTTGTTGATTTTGACGGTAGACGATGGGTGACTAGAGAACCCGCCCTACTATATTTTCATAAGCACTATTGGTTCAATATTATTACAATGATTCGTCCGAACGGCATATCTTATTATTGTAATTTAGCATCCCCTTACGTATTGGATGACGAAGCCTTGAAATATATCGATTATGATTTAGATATCAAGATTTTTCCTGATGGTAAGCGGAAGTTGTTAGACGTAGATGAATATAAAGACCACCGTCAATTGATGGGGTACTCGTCTGATATCGATGCTATTTTAAAAGATAACGTTCAGGAACTTGTACGTTGGATTAATGAGGAAAAAGGACCTTTTTCTAAAGAGTATGTAGATATTTGGTACGAACGCTATTGTCAGTTAAGTCACAAACGCAAAAAATAA
- a CDS encoding HAD hydrolase family protein: MIKHIFLDMDGTLLNNQVEVSSSNSQALKETQIWSASFPLESP; this comes from the coding sequence ATGATTAAACACATATTTTTAGACATGGATGGAACCTTATTAAACAATCAAGTGGAAGTCTCTTCTAGCAATAGTCAAGCCCTTAAGGAGACTCAAATCTGGTCAGCCTCGTTTCCGCTAGAAAGCCCATAG
- a CDS encoding DUF1189 family protein, which yields MFPIHYIKDMFSPTNIFYHRHLMTWWKSILVMVVWSVIMTWPFASSFEPVEDGTVNNAFEELQTIIPEETASELSNFTYDNGSFQSDQSDIVIDGDQLQVVIFPSADNLDSYLKGTDKLLLILPDQFVYQTDQDTRYTANLPLDLNNYMTDNATFIESLRVSYQTEVNTQSKQILVMTRQLTIFILGLGGLMIIVSRLNILQKHKFHDLFSFQYCLGMVATAMGLPAIIAIIVGFYTTSVSVMIPILWGGTIIMLYLSYRQTKFIRTDTI from the coding sequence ATGTTTCCAATACACTATATAAAAGACATGTTCAGCCCAACTAATATCTTCTACCACCGGCACCTAATGACATGGTGGAAATCAATCCTTGTAATGGTTGTTTGGTCGGTTATCATGACCTGGCCCTTTGCCAGCAGTTTCGAGCCCGTTGAAGACGGGACAGTTAATAATGCCTTTGAAGAATTACAGACCATTATCCCAGAAGAAACAGCCAGCGAATTATCGAATTTTACCTATGATAATGGGTCTTTTCAGTCAGACCAGTCAGATATTGTTATTGACGGTGACCAATTACAAGTAGTCATTTTCCCCAGTGCGGATAATTTAGACAGCTACTTAAAGGGGACTGACAAGTTACTCTTGATCCTGCCAGACCAATTCGTCTATCAAACAGACCAAGATACACGGTATACTGCTAACCTACCATTAGACTTGAATAACTATATGACTGATAATGCGACTTTTATCGAAAGTTTACGGGTTAGCTATCAAACGGAAGTGAATACCCAAAGTAAGCAAATCCTCGTCATGACCCGTCAGTTGACCATCTTTATTCTTGGTTTAGGGGGCTTAATGATTATTGTTTCACGGCTGAACATTTTACAAAAACACAAATTCCATGACCTATTCTCCTTCCAATACTGTTTAGGTATGGTCGCAACTGCCATGGGATTACCTGCAATTATCGCCATTATTGTCGGCTTTTATACCACAAGTGTCAGTGTGATGATCCCCATCTTATGGGGTGGAACGATTATCATGCTCTACCTATCCTACAGACAAACAAAATTCATCCGAACAGACACCATTTAA
- a CDS encoding aldo/keto reductase yields the protein MKHISLGQNGLTAPNLAIGCMRIEGKTVEEVQDLIRQSYDAGLTFFDHADIYARERGGAEKLFGQAFTGLNIPRENIILQSKVGIYLPGTYNNNEQNFFDLSKEHILQSVDESLERLQTDYLDVLLLHRNDALWEPEEIAEAFDILETSGKVRHFGVSNHTPIQVDLLKKYVKQDLVANQIQLSPAHTLALDYGFSVNTKADEGVNRGGELIDYARLHDMAIQAWSPIQGENGVIFSDPSYKDLNDKLSEIGGRYGLDNEVAAIAWLLRIPGNTQVVLGTTNIDRILNYAKASEIQFTRQEWYEIYQSAGNRLP from the coding sequence ATGAAACATATCTCATTAGGACAAAACGGTTTAACAGCACCAAATCTAGCAATAGGTTGTATGCGGATTGAAGGTAAAACTGTAGAAGAAGTCCAAGACTTAATCCGACAATCCTATGACGCAGGATTAACCTTCTTCGACCACGCAGACATTTATGCAAGAGAAAGAGGCGGGGCGGAAAAATTATTCGGCCAAGCCTTTACTGGCTTAAACATCCCAAGAGAAAATATCATCCTACAGTCTAAAGTAGGTATTTACCTTCCAGGCACCTATAACAACAATGAACAAAACTTCTTCGACTTATCAAAAGAGCATATCTTACAATCGGTAGATGAATCTTTAGAAAGACTACAAACAGATTATCTAGATGTCCTACTATTACATCGTAACGATGCTCTATGGGAACCAGAAGAAATCGCAGAAGCCTTCGATATATTGGAAACGAGCGGTAAAGTTCGACATTTCGGTGTAAGTAATCATACGCCAATTCAAGTTGATCTATTGAAGAAGTATGTCAAACAAGATTTAGTTGCTAACCAAATCCAATTATCACCGGCGCATACTCTAGCTTTGGATTATGGTTTCAGTGTAAATACCAAAGCTGACGAAGGGGTAAATCGTGGTGGGGAACTAATCGATTATGCAAGGCTGCATGATATGGCAATTCAAGCGTGGTCACCAATTCAAGGAGAAAATGGCGTAATATTCAGCGATCCTTCCTATAAAGACTTGAATGATAAGCTAAGCGAAATCGGTGGTCGCTATGGCCTAGACAATGAAGTTGCAGCTATTGCATGGTTACTCAGAATTCCAGGGAATACTCAAGTTGTCTTAGGAACTACCAATATCGACCGGATTTTAAATTATGCTAAGGCGAGCGAGATTCAATTCACTCGGCAAGAATGGTATGAAATCTATCAGAGTGCAGGCAATAGACTGCCGTAA